The window TGTCActggtactccctccggtcctttttgctacgcgtattagatttgtgttgagtcaaacattgcaaagtttgaccaaatttatgttTAAAAATATCAGCATCTACAgtacaaaaaatatatatatatatataatataaaggtacatttccaatatagatttggcattgtgaatattgaatttttttctataagtttggtcaaagcaGAGATACTTCAACTTcggacaaaacttgtatgcatactaaaaaggaccggaggtaGTACGAGGGAGATAGACGGATAGGAGCACGAACGAcgtgcaaaagttcttttttttgaACAGGAAGGACGTGCAAATTTATTTTTTTAACAGGAACGATGTGCAAAAGTGTTGTGCGCGCAGTCGCGTCTAGCTAGGTGAATTGCAAAAGAAAAAAGCACGTACATACGTGTACGTGTAAAAGTCCTGTCTTTTATTTTTGCCAATGTGCACGTGTAAAAGTTGTTTGTGCGTGTACGTGCCTAGtccggcatgcatgcatgcatgtgcatgCGGTTGAAGTTTTTTTTTTGACGTGATGCGGTTGAAGGTTTTTTTTTGACGTGATGCGGTTGAAGGTTTGAAGCAGCTACCATGCGTTATAAATAAGAAAAACAGGAAGAATAAAAGAGGGTAAGCACGCACGTACGTACGTATGAGGTGTACGTGCactccctcaaatcaaatcaatcgaagaaaaagaagaaggtgCACGTGCGGCTGGGCGGAAGAGGGAAGACCCGGCCGGACTTGTTTTGATTCGCTTGGCTTGGACGCGCCTGTAGTTGGAGAGGGTTTCTTTCGATCGCTTCTTTTGATTGTTTCGGTTGGATTGGATTTGAGGCGCTGGTAGTACGTGCAGACTGCCCTCGTTTCGTTGTTTCGTTTTCCATGCATTGATTCCATCGACGCCATAAAGCCAGCCGCGCGGGACTAGACTACACCGGTTGATCTAAGAGAGCTCACTTGGCATAGATGAAGTACTACAAAATATCAAAGCGGTATGACAAGGTCACGGCCAAAGACGTAACGCTCCGACTTGTGCTTAACCATCCGGAGCGGAGCCCACCCAGCCTTTAACAATTTGACGCCCTCGAGAACAGCAAAATTCTCTGTTTTCTCAAGGGCATAGCCATACACATCCTCAATGCTCTCCTCTGGGCAGGTAAGAAAGAACCTGGCAACGCAGACTTGACCGGAGCCGAGCGGCACAATGCTGGCGTCTGTCAGGGTCCAATCTTCCGGCCTGTTCACGTCTGTCCACACATCCTGCAGCACGGGCGGCCTCAACTCACACGAGGCAGTGAGGTCAGATGTGCAGAGCTGCAAATCGTCGGGTGTGAAGCCAAACCAGAGGTTGTGCTCAGGGATGTACTCGGCGCGACCTCTGAACGTCAGTGCCCAGTTGCCTAGTTTGCTCCACGCGCCACTCGCGATGTCATACGAGTATGTGCCGGCGCCAGATGTGGATATCCAGATCTGTGAATCGTCAACCACGGCGTAGGCACTGATTTCAAAGGGCATTGGGGCATCGCGGCAGCTGGATCGATCCAccccgtcgtcgtcgtcggcAAAGAAAGGCGGTGGCTGGAGGGAATACCAGCACCAGTCTTGGGCGTAGCTAGCAGGCAGGCGGGTGTGGAGGAGAGCCTGGAAGCAGTCCCGATCGGGCAGCCGGCCAGGGTTGCCGCTCATGACGTATAGGCTGTCGCCCACGGCAACGGAGATGGGGTCGATAATGGGCTTGCGCATCTTGGGCATCCTAGTGCGGAGCAAGCGCGAGTCGTGGTTGTACAAGAAGCTCCTGCCGATTTGGTCCACGGCGAGGAGGTTTTCCCGGCCGGGGCCGAAAGCCATGAAATTCATCCACGCCTGTTCGCCCTTCATGCAGGGCCAGTCGAATGACAGGGACGGCGGAGGCAGCGGGGCGTCCGCTGGCCGTCGATGAACTGCTGGAACCGCTGGCCGTGACCGGGCTGGGCGAAATAAGTTTGCCGGGTTCAAGCAGTGAAGGCTGAAGTGTCTGGGGCCGCCGTTGCAGCTCATGGCCAACAGATTCACAAACCGGCTGCCCATGGCGATGGCGGGCGGACCTCCTGATAATCAGAAGAAAGAATAAGGAACTCGTTGAATGTTTGTGATGATGATTCTCGTTTCTTCTCTTGGAAATATCAAAGAACCATGTACAGTACAGACACGGAGATTATCATCAGAGATTCGCCGAGTACCTGAGGAGTGGGGTTGGGATCCAATTGAACCCGACAATTTCTGGAATGGAGACTATC is drawn from Aegilops tauschii subsp. strangulata cultivar AL8/78 chromosome 1, Aet v6.0, whole genome shotgun sequence and contains these coding sequences:
- the LOC141041477 gene encoding uncharacterized protein produces the protein MGSRFVNLLAMSCNGGPRHFSLHCLNPANLFRPARSRPAVPAVHRRPADAPLPPPSLSFDWPCMKGEQAWMNFMAFGPGRENLLAVDQIGRSFLYNHDSRLLRTRMPKMRKPIIDPISVAVGDSLYVMSGNPGRLPDRDCFQALLHTRLPASYAQDWCWYSLQPPPFFADDDDGVDRSSCRDAPMPFEISAYAVVDDSQIWISTSGAGTYSYDIASGAWSKLGNWALTFRGRAEYIPEHNLWFGFTPDDLQLCTSDLTASCELRPPVLQDVWTDVNRPEDWTLTDASIVPLGSGQVCVARFFLTCPEESIEDVYGYALEKTENFAVLEGVKLLKAGWAPLRMVKHKSERYVFGRDLVIPL